In Helicobacter mastomyrinus, a single genomic region encodes these proteins:
- a CDS encoding AzlC family ABC transporter permease, with protein sequence MLPPSPSCIIPALKDAFPHTIPIMLGYVFMGAVFGILLQKSGFNALWAFAMAIVIYGGTTQFIAVGLMANGVGLWESFLLVSMINARQIFYSISMLERFKQMGKKSYYMIYSLTDETLALLNLKTPKVGVDRQWFDFFISFLNQCYWVVGCTLWALLSEYLHFEPKGLEFVMSAIFVVIFIEQWRNKAMRTPALIGIIISLVCLCIFGSGHFLLPALLGICIVLSLRRKSLVA encoded by the coding sequence ATGCTGCCCCCTAGCCCCTCCTGCATTATCCCTGCACTAAAAGACGCCTTCCCGCATACGATACCCATTATGCTTGGCTATGTTTTTATGGGTGCTGTGTTTGGAATCTTGCTACAAAAATCCGGCTTTAATGCACTTTGGGCGTTTGCTATGGCGATTGTTATTTATGGTGGCACGACACAATTTATCGCTGTTGGGCTTATGGCAAATGGTGTGGGGCTATGGGAGAGCTTCTTGCTTGTATCAATGATTAATGCACGTCAAATTTTTTACTCTATCAGTATGCTGGAGCGTTTTAAACAAATGGGTAAAAAATCTTACTATATGATTTATTCCTTAACCGATGAGACTTTAGCACTTTTAAATCTTAAGACACCAAAGGTGGGAGTGGATAGGCAATGGTTTGATTTCTTTATCTCGTTTTTGAATCAATGCTATTGGGTGGTGGGCTGCACTCTTTGGGCATTATTGAGTGAATATCTTCACTTTGAGCCTAAGGGCTTAGAATTTGTGATGAGTGCGATTTTTGTTGTGATTTTTATCGAGCAATGGCGTAATAAGGCTATGCGCACTCCAGCACTTATTGGTATTATCATAAGCCTTGTGTGTCTATGTATCTTTGGTTCGGGGCATTTCTTGCTTCCTGCGTTGTTAGGAATCTGCATTGTGCTAAGCCTTAGGAGGAAGTCCCTTGTTGCCTGA
- a CDS encoding branched-chain amino acid transporter permease has protein sequence MDFAKSTPAYIVFLGKVLPSAIIAMLIVYCLKDTDLSQYPYGLNEIVAVCVVVGIHTAFKIPVLSIICGTITYMLLVQSDILNLL, from the coding sequence TTGGATTTTGCTAAATCTACTCCTGCGTATATTGTCTTTTTAGGCAAAGTGCTGCCAAGTGCGATTATTGCTATGCTGATTGTGTATTGCCTTAAGGATACGGATTTAAGCCAATATCCCTATGGGCTAAATGAGATTGTCGCCGTATGTGTGGTGGTAGGCATACATACTGCTTTTAAGATTCCCGTGCTAAGCATTATCTGCGGGACTATTACTTATATGCTTCTTGTGCAAAGTGATATATTAAATCTATTGTGA
- the prfB gene encoding peptide chain release factor 2, translating to MDSYEYGELLKTLHTKCENIAKILNPQAMQTELDKIESLQSDESFWKDAQKAAEAAKQKRKYERILGSFNAMKQELDDAQELYEIATNEADSATLELLFESASALQEHIQKNEIQVMLSGENDGSNAIITIQPGAGGTESQDWASILYRMYLRWGERRGFKVELLDLQDGEEAGIKGAAFIIKGENAYGYAKAENGVHRLVRISPFDANAKRHTSFASVQVSPELDDDIQIDIEDKDIRIDTYRASGAGGQHVNKTESAIRITHFPTGIVVQCQNDRSQHKNKATAIKMLKSKLYELEMQKMARSSATDKSEIGWGHQIRSYVLAPYQQVKDLRSNYATSDTNGVLDGDIDALIESVLIHQHTQA from the coding sequence ATGGATTCTTATGAATATGGTGAATTGCTAAAGACTTTACACACAAAATGCGAGAATATCGCAAAGATTCTCAATCCTCAAGCAATGCAAACAGAGCTAGATAAGATTGAATCTTTGCAAAGTGATGAGAGCTTTTGGAAAGACGCACAAAAAGCAGCGGAAGCAGCCAAGCAAAAGCGCAAATATGAGAGAATCTTGGGCAGTTTTAACGCAATGAAGCAAGAGCTTGATGACGCACAAGAACTCTATGAAATCGCTACAAACGAAGCAGATTCTGCTACATTAGAGCTACTTTTTGAATCCGCCTCTGCCCTACAAGAACATATACAAAAAAATGAAATACAAGTGATGTTGAGCGGGGAGAACGATGGTTCAAATGCGATTATTACCATTCAGCCCGGTGCAGGTGGGACGGAGTCGCAGGATTGGGCGAGTATACTCTATCGTATGTATTTGCGTTGGGGTGAAAGGAGAGGATTCAAAGTTGAGCTACTTGATTTGCAAGATGGTGAAGAAGCGGGAATCAAGGGTGCGGCGTTTATTATAAAAGGTGAAAATGCCTATGGCTATGCAAAGGCGGAAAATGGCGTGCATAGATTGGTAAGAATCTCCCCATTTGATGCCAATGCCAAGCGGCATACGAGCTTTGCAAGTGTGCAGGTAAGTCCCGAGCTAGATGATGATATACAAATTGACATCGAGGATAAAGACATTCGCATAGATACGTATCGCGCGAGCGGTGCAGGAGGACAGCACGTAAACAAAACAGAATCTGCTATTAGAATCACGCATTTCCCCACCGGCATAGTCGTGCAATGCCAAAACGATAGAAGTCAGCATAAAAACAAAGCCACTGCCATTAAAATGCTTAAATCCAAGCTCTATGAGCTAGAAATGCAGAAAATGGCGCGGAGCAGCGCTACGGATAAAAGTGAAATCGGCTGGGGACATCAAATCCGCTCCTATGTCCTTGCCCCCTATCAGCAAGTCAAAGATTTACGCAGTAATTACGCTACAAGTGATACTAATGGTGTGCTTGATGGAGATATTGATGCGCTTATAGAATCTGTGCTTATCCACCAGCATACACAAGCTTAA
- a CDS encoding acetolactate synthase large subunit, translating into MNQLTGAQMVIEALHLEGVKVIFGYPGGAVLHIYDEIYKQQYFNHILARHEQGAVHAADGYARSSGEVGVAIITSGPGFTNAITGIATAYTDSIPLVVISGQVPITQIGTDAFQEIDAVGISRPCTKHNFLVRHITELPRILKEAFYIAKSGRQGPVLVDIPKDITGTLGEFTYPNSITLQSYKPTIKGNPRQIKKLCEALICAKKPLLYIGGGAILSNAGEDVRELAHRTGIPCVETLLARGVLAHNDENLLGMLGMHGSYAANMAVSECDLLVCLGARFDDRVTGRLSDFAKGAKIAHIDIDPSSIGKIVSVDFPIVGDLKHILADMMIELSTYNSEHIAEWKAYLHTLAKQNPLTYTGSTDSIKPQWVVQKIGEMLGDKAIITTDVGQHQMWAAQFYPFSFPRQFLTSGGLGTMGYGLPAALGAKLAREDKHIINITGDGSILMNIQELMTCVEYNIPLVSVILNNNYLGMVRQWQSFFYDNRFSHVDLSMQPDFIKLIESFGGVGFRVECKETFENALKQALAAKKVAFIEVIVDRHEDVLPMVPTGGALHEMILHKKQK; encoded by the coding sequence ATGAATCAGCTAACAGGCGCACAAATGGTGATTGAAGCCTTGCATTTAGAGGGCGTTAAAGTCATATTTGGCTATCCCGGTGGTGCCGTTTTACATATTTATGATGAAATCTACAAGCAACAATATTTTAATCATATTTTAGCGCGGCACGAGCAAGGTGCGGTGCATGCAGCCGATGGATATGCACGTAGTAGTGGAGAAGTGGGCGTGGCTATCATTACTTCAGGTCCGGGCTTTACAAACGCTATTACCGGCATCGCTACTGCCTATACAGATTCTATCCCGCTAGTAGTTATTAGCGGACAAGTGCCTATCACGCAAATTGGCACAGACGCATTTCAGGAGATTGACGCAGTGGGGATTTCACGCCCTTGCACGAAGCATAATTTCCTTGTGCGGCATATTACCGAGCTTCCTAGAATCTTGAAAGAAGCCTTTTATATCGCTAAAAGTGGGCGTCAGGGTCCCGTGCTGGTGGATATTCCAAAGGATATTACAGGCACATTAGGAGAATTTACCTATCCAAATAGTATTACATTGCAAAGTTATAAGCCCACGATTAAGGGCAATCCTCGTCAAATCAAAAAGCTTTGTGAAGCCCTTATATGCGCTAAAAAGCCGCTTTTGTATATCGGGGGCGGGGCGATTCTCTCTAATGCGGGTGAAGATGTGCGGGAGTTAGCCCATCGCACAGGGATTCCCTGTGTGGAGACACTCCTTGCGCGTGGGGTGTTAGCGCATAATGATGAGAATCTACTAGGAATGCTAGGAATGCACGGCAGCTATGCGGCGAATATGGCAGTGAGTGAGTGCGACTTGCTCGTGTGCTTGGGCGCGAGGTTTGATGATAGGGTAACAGGTAGATTAAGCGATTTTGCTAAGGGTGCGAAAATCGCGCATATTGATATTGATCCTAGCTCTATTGGCAAGATTGTAAGCGTGGATTTCCCCATAGTTGGGGATTTGAAGCATATATTAGCCGATATGATGATTGAGCTTAGTACATACAATAGTGAGCATATCGCCGAGTGGAAGGCGTATTTGCACACTTTAGCAAAGCAAAATCCGCTCACTTATACGGGTAGCACAGATTCTATCAAGCCTCAATGGGTCGTGCAAAAAATCGGCGAAATGCTAGGCGATAAGGCGATAATTACCACTGATGTGGGGCAGCATCAAATGTGGGCGGCGCAATTCTATCCCTTTAGCTTCCCACGTCAATTCCTCACAAGCGGCGGACTTGGCACGATGGGCTATGGGCTACCTGCGGCACTTGGGGCAAAACTCGCCCGTGAGGATAAGCATATTATCAATATTACAGGCGATGGCTCGATTTTAATGAATATCCAAGAGCTAATGACTTGCGTGGAGTATAATATCCCCCTTGTGAGCGTGATTTTGAATAATAATTACTTAGGTATGGTGCGGCAATGGCAGAGCTTCTTTTATGATAATCGCTTCTCCCACGTAGATTTAAGTATGCAGCCTGATTTTATTAAGCTTATAGAATCTTTTGGCGGTGTGGGTTTTAGAGTAGAGTGCAAAGAGACATTTGAAAATGCTTTAAAACAAGCCCTAGCAGCAAAAAAAGTAGCTTTTATTGAGGTGATAGTAGATAGGCACGAAGATGTGCTGCCTATGGTGCCAACGGGCGGGGCGTTGCACGAGATGATACTTCATAAAAAACAAAAATAG
- the ilvN gene encoding acetolactate synthase small subunit, producing the protein METKHKELKKSICINVINEHSVLARISGLFSARGYNIESLTTAPIPNTNLSRITIVTQGSAVVIEQIIKQLHKLIPVVSVVSNDDLLEKEAVLVKIPLSERLADIEVLCKAYNGKIVNANEKYIIVIATDKPNAISQFIAAIKTFNPKEIIRSGVIAMEK; encoded by the coding sequence ATGGAAACAAAGCACAAAGAGCTTAAAAAAAGCATTTGTATTAATGTGATTAATGAGCATAGCGTTTTAGCGCGGATTTCAGGGCTTTTTTCAGCAAGGGGCTATAATATAGAATCTTTGACTACTGCACCTATCCCTAATACTAATCTCTCGCGCATTACAATTGTAACACAAGGTTCAGCCGTGGTGATAGAGCAGATTATTAAGCAGCTTCATAAGCTTATCCCTGTGGTGAGTGTGGTTTCAAACGATGATTTGCTTGAGAAAGAAGCCGTGTTAGTAAAGATTCCTTTAAGTGAGCGTTTAGCAGATATAGAAGTGCTATGCAAGGCGTATAATGGCAAAATTGTTAATGCTAATGAAAAATACATCATCGTTATTGCCACAGACAAGCCCAATGCCATTAGCCAATTTATTGCTGCGATAAAAACTTTCAACCCTAAAGAGATTATCCGCAGTGGCGTGATTGCGATGGAAAAATAA
- a CDS encoding pyridoxine 5'-phosphate synthase, which yields MRVKLGVNIDHIATLREARAIYEPDVLEAVFVAKNAGANQITLHLREDRRHIHDSDVKRIVQSSPLPVNIESALDEKIIDYLCALKPHRITLVPEKREEITTEGGLDIEAHYNSIRESIKAFESVGIASALFIDPKKESIFLARELGANAVELHTGRYANLHLMAYSNLAHTHHCIADINLPRNELFNEIRISLENIAHCAILATSSAEVRTMECFAGHGLNYQNVGAITAIPHISELNIGHSIIARAVFVGLERAIIQMREAMCQK from the coding sequence ATGAGGGTAAAATTAGGTGTGAATATCGACCATATCGCTACTTTGCGCGAGGCAAGGGCAATTTATGAGCCAGATGTGCTGGAGGCAGTATTTGTGGCAAAAAATGCCGGGGCGAACCAAATCACCTTACATTTGCGCGAGGACAGGCGGCATATTCACGATAGCGATGTGAAGCGCATTGTCCAATCAAGCCCCCTGCCTGTCAATATAGAATCCGCCCTTGATGAGAAAATTATCGATTATCTTTGTGCCTTAAAGCCACATCGCATTACGCTTGTGCCGGAAAAAAGAGAGGAGATTACCACAGAGGGCGGCTTAGATATAGAAGCACATTATAATAGCATACGCGAGAGTATAAAAGCCTTTGAATCTGTAGGGATTGCAAGTGCCCTTTTTATCGACCCAAAAAAAGAATCTATTTTTTTAGCGCGTGAGCTAGGGGCAAATGCCGTAGAGCTACACACGGGCAGATATGCTAATCTGCACCTTATGGCTTATAGCAATCTCGCTCACACACATCATTGTATCGCAGATATAAATCTCCCTAGAAATGAGCTGTTTAATGAAATTCGCATTAGCCTAGAGAATATCGCTCATTGTGCGATTCTAGCGACTTCTAGCGCGGAGGTGCGCACTATGGAGTGCTTTGCTGGACACGGATTAAACTATCAAAATGTTGGGGCTATTACGGCTATTCCGCATATCAGTGAGCTTAATATCGGGCATAGCATTATCGCAAGGGCAGTATTTGTAGGGCTCGAACGTGCCATCATACAGATGAGAGAAGCAATGTGTCAAAAATAG
- the pdxA gene encoding 4-hydroxythreonine-4-phosphate dehydrogenase, with the protein MSKIAISIGDVNGIGLEIALKAHQYIAQWCEPLYCVHRDVLESAGVLLKCPVSLDMACVGDFTYHLEHLIEPSCISAQSGKYSYESFMQGVKLAQSGECEALVTLPIHKKAWQKAGITYIGHTHALSSYFQTQGIMMLGCPSLFVALFTDHIALNEVSQCVNKESVKEFLLRFARAVKLSETCCVLGLNPHCGDEGVMGNEDSLITLAVQEANAELGKEIFFGAYPADSAFSPLNRARFRYFVSMYHDVGLAPLKALYFEESINVSLNLPILRTSVDHGVAYDKAYKQDSKVSLQSYLNAVKYALDRA; encoded by the coding sequence GTGTCAAAAATAGCCATTAGCATTGGTGATGTCAATGGCATAGGGCTTGAAATTGCCCTAAAAGCACATCAATATATTGCACAATGGTGTGAGCCGCTCTATTGTGTGCATAGAGATGTGTTAGAATCTGCAGGAGTACTTTTAAAATGCCCTGTATCTTTGGATATGGCTTGTGTGGGAGATTTTACATATCATTTAGAACATCTGATTGAGCCAAGTTGCATAAGCGCACAAAGCGGAAAATATAGCTATGAGAGCTTTATGCAGGGTGTGAAACTTGCTCAAAGTGGAGAGTGCGAGGCTTTAGTAACGCTCCCTATCCATAAAAAAGCGTGGCAAAAGGCAGGAATAACATATATCGGGCATACACACGCGCTTTCATCATATTTTCAAACGCAAGGCATTATGATGTTAGGCTGTCCATCGCTCTTTGTCGCACTTTTTACCGACCATATTGCCTTAAATGAAGTCAGTCAATGTGTGAATAAGGAGAGTGTGAAAGAGTTTTTATTACGTTTTGCTAGGGCAGTGAAACTGAGTGAAACTTGCTGTGTGCTGGGGCTTAATCCGCATTGTGGCGACGAGGGCGTGATGGGTAATGAGGATAGTCTCATTACTCTAGCCGTGCAGGAGGCAAATGCGGAGCTAGGCAAGGAGATATTTTTTGGTGCATATCCTGCCGATAGTGCTTTTTCGCCTTTAAATCGCGCTAGATTCCGCTATTTTGTGAGTATGTATCACGATGTGGGATTAGCTCCCCTAAAGGCACTTTATTTTGAGGAGAGCATTAATGTGAGTTTAAATCTCCCTATTTTACGCACTTCAGTAGATCACGGCGTGGCGTATGATAAGGCGTATAAGCAAGATTCTAAAGTGAGCTTACAAAGCTATCTTAACGCAGTCAAATATGCTTTAGATAGGGCTTAA
- the glmS gene encoding glutamine--fructose-6-phosphate transaminase (isomerizing), with amino-acid sequence MCGIVGYIGNNEKKQILLNGLKELEYRGYDSAGIAVLSQDELYTFRAVGKIEALESKCKDFSSSNFGVAIGHTRWATHGKPTEANAHPHIAAFSNVVHNGIIENYQEIKQDLESKGHCFLSQTDTEVIVHLFEEQLKDTADCLKAFEASIAKLKGAFAILLITKKAPDCIFYAKNGSPLIIGKSATHTEEIYFASSDAPLIGLVDKVVYLEDGDMGVMKMGAFSSLKGAKKLEGTKSYAQKEGYRYFMEKEIYEQHKVLLETMMGRVSEGDIILDEIEPHFFDDITSISICACGTSYHAGLGAKYLFERLAKIKTNVLIASEFRYAQPVMNKNELFIVISQSGETADTLEALKLAKKNGLKSLAICNVDNSSIVRESHISLLTRAGIEKGVASTKAFATQIMLLWILSVYIGKLRGHIAPDSLKSHITQMINAAKITEVDSHIHEHIKRLSKRYLHGHGFFFIGRDIFYPLALEGALKLKEISYLHAEGYPSGEMKHGPIALADAELFTLALMPRHLLFDKIKSNVEELSARDATICAVSSEAIKGVDDMILIPHTQSYMEEFFVMMVALQLFALEIAVRLGNDVDMPRNLAKSVTVE; translated from the coding sequence ATGTGTGGAATCGTAGGCTATATTGGCAATAATGAGAAAAAGCAAATCCTTCTTAATGGTTTAAAGGAGTTAGAATATCGTGGCTATGATAGTGCGGGGATTGCCGTGCTAAGCCAAGATGAACTATATACTTTTCGTGCTGTGGGGAAAATCGAAGCTTTAGAATCAAAATGTAAAGATTTTAGCTCTAGCAATTTTGGCGTGGCTATTGGGCATACGCGCTGGGCGACACACGGCAAACCTACTGAAGCTAACGCCCACCCACATATCGCTGCCTTTAGCAATGTCGTGCATAATGGAATCATTGAAAACTACCAAGAAATCAAACAAGATTTAGAATCTAAGGGGCATTGCTTCCTTTCTCAAACCGATACAGAAGTTATCGTGCATTTGTTCGAAGAGCAGCTTAAAGATACGGCTGATTGCCTTAAAGCTTTTGAGGCGAGTATTGCCAAGCTTAAGGGGGCGTTTGCGATTTTGCTTATTACTAAAAAAGCCCCTGATTGTATTTTCTATGCGAAAAATGGCTCACCTCTTATCATTGGTAAAAGCGCGACACATACAGAGGAAATTTATTTTGCAAGCTCTGATGCACCTTTGATTGGGCTTGTGGATAAGGTCGTGTATTTAGAAGATGGTGATATGGGTGTGATGAAAATGGGTGCATTTAGCTCACTTAAAGGGGCTAAAAAGCTGGAAGGCACGAAGTCTTATGCACAAAAAGAGGGCTATCGCTACTTTATGGAAAAAGAGATTTATGAACAGCATAAAGTCCTGCTTGAAACGATGATGGGGCGCGTAAGTGAGGGGGATATAATCCTTGATGAGATAGAACCTCACTTTTTTGATGATATTACAAGCATTAGCATTTGTGCGTGTGGGACAAGCTACCACGCGGGATTAGGCGCAAAGTATCTCTTTGAGCGATTGGCAAAAATCAAAACAAATGTGCTTATTGCAAGTGAGTTTCGCTACGCACAGCCGGTAATGAATAAAAATGAGCTTTTTATTGTGATTTCTCAAAGTGGAGAGACGGCTGATACGCTAGAGGCTCTCAAACTTGCTAAGAAAAATGGCTTAAAAAGCCTTGCTATTTGCAATGTCGATAATAGCTCTATTGTGAGGGAATCTCATATTTCTTTGCTCACACGTGCTGGGATTGAAAAGGGCGTGGCAAGCACAAAAGCCTTCGCCACGCAAATAATGTTGCTGTGGATTCTAAGCGTGTATATAGGTAAGCTCCGTGGGCATATCGCGCCCGATAGCTTAAAATCGCATATTACCCAAATGATAAATGCAGCAAAAATCACAGAGGTAGATTCTCATATACACGAACATATCAAACGCTTATCTAAGCGATATTTGCACGGACACGGATTTTTCTTTATTGGACGCGATATTTTCTATCCTCTTGCGTTAGAGGGGGCATTGAAGCTTAAAGAGATTAGCTATCTCCACGCAGAGGGCTATCCTAGTGGAGAAATGAAGCACGGACCTATTGCCTTAGCTGATGCAGAGCTTTTCACCCTCGCGCTTATGCCTAGACACCTACTTTTTGATAAGATTAAGAGCAATGTAGAGGAGCTAAGTGCGCGTGATGCAACTATTTGTGCGGTGAGTAGTGAGGCAATTAAGGGTGTTGATGATATGATTTTGATTCCACATACGCAAAGCTATATGGAGGAATTTTTTGTAATGATGGTGGCATTGCAACTCTTTGCGCTAGAAATTGCCGTGCGTTTAGGCAATGATGTGGATATGCCTCGCAATTTAGCTAAAAGTGTCACGGTAGAATAG
- a CDS encoding glycosyltransferase family 2 protein, translated as MKPLPISVTILVKNAEYTLKECLESLQGFDDIVLLDNGSTDRTLEIAKAFSNVQIHQSEFIGFGALKNLAISYAKHSWILSIDSDEVLESHTFEIIESMQDSMQEHCIYALPRKNLYNGEWIKACGWYPDYVWRLFHKGFTAFNDNIVHESVIIPQNAQKVHLQSGIKHYAYDNIAHLLDKLQRYSSLWAEQNIHKKSSPLKALIHGFWTFFRNYFFNKGILYGYKGFVISVCNGLGSFFKYMKLYELQQDTPPPQLCSLIVTTYNAKEALKIVLDSIKHLVYLPTEVLIADDGSTEDTKALIESYQAHFPCPLRHIWHADKGFRLSAIRNRAINAARGEYIIILDGDMIVNPHFVKDHLRYAKRGVFLQGSRVILDEKTTQEILTNKAENAFENAFRYGGFKAKRSALLSQMVFATSRIRACFFDTKDFIKGIRGCNMSFYKSDCVAINGFNEAFEGWGREDSEFVARFLFNGGELRRLKFAGIAYHLYHPESTRTMLESNHNIYLKTIAAKSRFCTLGLKKD; from the coding sequence ATGAAACCACTTCCCATAAGTGTAACAATCCTTGTCAAAAACGCTGAATATACGCTCAAAGAGTGCTTAGAATCTCTGCAAGGCTTTGATGATATAGTCCTCCTTGATAATGGCAGCACGGATAGGACGCTTGAGATTGCAAAAGCATTTAGTAATGTGCAGATTCATCAAAGCGAGTTTATCGGCTTTGGGGCATTGAAAAACCTAGCTATAAGCTATGCTAAGCATAGTTGGATACTTAGCATTGATAGCGATGAAGTGCTAGAATCCCACACTTTTGAGATTATAGAATCAATGCAAGATTCTATGCAGGAGCATTGTATCTACGCCTTGCCACGTAAGAATCTTTACAATGGCGAGTGGATTAAGGCGTGTGGGTGGTATCCAGACTATGTGTGGCGGCTCTTTCACAAAGGATTCACAGCCTTTAATGACAATATTGTGCATGAAAGCGTGATAATCCCTCAAAACGCGCAAAAAGTGCATTTGCAAAGTGGCATAAAGCACTATGCGTATGATAATATCGCGCATTTACTTGATAAATTACAGCGATACTCTAGTCTTTGGGCGGAGCAAAATATACATAAAAAATCAAGCCCATTAAAAGCCCTTATTCACGGCTTTTGGACATTCTTTCGTAATTATTTTTTCAACAAGGGTATATTGTATGGCTATAAGGGCTTTGTGATTAGTGTCTGCAATGGTTTGGGGAGTTTTTTCAAATATATGAAGCTCTATGAATTGCAACAAGATACGCCCCCCCCCCAATTATGCTCGCTTATCGTCACCACTTATAACGCTAAAGAAGCCCTCAAAATTGTCTTAGATTCTATCAAACATCTTGTCTACTTGCCTACTGAAGTGCTTATCGCCGATGATGGCAGCACTGAGGATACAAAAGCCCTTATAGAATCCTATCAAGCCCATTTCCCCTGCCCTCTAAGGCATATTTGGCACGCAGATAAAGGCTTCCGCCTAAGTGCAATCCGCAATCGCGCTATAAATGCCGCACGTGGCGAGTATATCATTATCCTAGATGGCGATATGATAGTTAATCCTCATTTTGTGAAAGACCATTTACGCTATGCTAAAAGAGGTGTGTTTTTGCAAGGCTCTCGCGTGATTTTAGATGAGAAAACCACACAGGAGATTCTCACAAATAAGGCGGAGAATGCCTTTGAGAATGCCTTTAGATATGGGGGATTTAAGGCAAAACGCTCTGCTTTGCTCTCTCAAATGGTATTTGCCACTTCGCGCATTAGAGCTTGCTTTTTTGATACAAAAGACTTTATTAAGGGCATTCGCGGGTGTAATATGAGCTTTTATAAGAGTGATTGTGTGGCGATAAATGGCTTTAATGAGGCGTTTGAGGGCTGGGGGAGGGAAGATTCCGAATTTGTGGCGAGATTTTTATTTAATGGTGGGGAATTGCGGCGGCTCAAATTTGCTGGTATCGCCTATCATCTCTATCACCCTGAAAGCACCCGCACAATGCTAGAATCTAATCACAATATCTATCTTAAAACTATCGCGGCAAAAAGTCGCTTTTGCACTTTAGGGCTTAAAAAAGATTAA
- a CDS encoding glycosyltransferase: MKILICNLGIGGGGAERVLIDFLSYWLRESQMGGGDINPKSDIDLFLIEKKKQDTYLHWCEEHLHKVFTFPHIFGKVRFLNKFWKRRVLRNPTLINYFIKEQYDVNIGFLEGISTIYISQKQGGKKIGYIHIALNEMREGKRDKAELEAYLRLDSIICVSNYVKDSLLKLYPQLSHKHIEVIYNPIDKDGIMQKSLAHDIQKDNFVFMQVGRLTYQKGLITLLEANKILQDKGYNYEIWLLGEGERYKKELDSILAAQNVSNVRFLGFHSNPYPFMKICDVMVLASYFEGYGLVLAESCVLGKPIIASDIPTSKEILYNENLGECGMFFESKNAYALTQVMEAMYNAKDTREKFAAQALAHSQSFDVARSIKQLEGLLQG, from the coding sequence ATGAAAATACTCATTTGTAATCTAGGCATTGGCGGGGGCGGAGCAGAGAGAGTGCTTATAGACTTTCTATCCTATTGGCTAAGAGAAAGTCAAATGGGGGGGGGGGATATAAACCCTAAAAGCGATATAGATTTATTCTTAATTGAAAAGAAAAAGCAAGATACGTATCTGCATTGGTGTGAGGAACATCTCCACAAAGTTTTTACATTTCCCCATATTTTTGGCAAAGTGCGATTCTTAAATAAATTTTGGAAAAGACGTGTGCTACGCAATCCTACATTAATTAATTATTTCATCAAAGAACAATATGATGTCAATATCGGCTTTTTGGAGGGTATCAGCACGATATATATTTCTCAAAAGCAAGGCGGCAAAAAGATAGGCTATATTCACATTGCCCTAAATGAAATGAGAGAGGGCAAACGCGATAAAGCCGAGCTTGAGGCATATCTCAGGCTTGATAGCATTATTTGTGTGAGCAATTATGTCAAAGATTCCCTCCTTAAGCTTTATCCTCAGCTTTCACATAAGCATATCGAGGTGATTTATAATCCCATTGATAAAGATGGCATTATGCAAAAATCTCTCGCGCACGATATTCAAAAGGATAACTTTGTCTTTATGCAAGTAGGGAGACTCACATACCAAAAGGGGCTTATCACACTTTTAGAGGCGAATAAAATCCTGCAAGACAAGGGCTATAACTACGAGATATGGCTGCTTGGTGAGGGTGAGCGATACAAAAAAGAATTAGATTCTATATTAGCGGCTCAAAATGTCAGCAATGTGCGCTTTCTAGGCTTCCATAGCAATCCTTATCCCTTTATGAAAATATGTGATGTGATGGTGCTTGCTTCATATTTTGAGGGCTATGGGTTAGTTTTAGCAGAATCCTGTGTGCTAGGTAAGCCCATCATCGCAAGTGATATTCCCACGAGCAAGGAGATTTTGTATAATGAGAATCTAGGCGAGTGCGGAATGTTCTTTGAGAGTAAAAATGCCTATGCCCTAACCCAAGTAATGGAAGCGATGTATAATGCAAAGGATACAAGGGAGAAGTTTGCCGCTCAAGCATTGGCACATTCTCAATCTTTTGATGTGGCTAGGAGCATTAAGCAGCTAGAGGGGCTTTTGCAAGGGTAG